From Thermodesulfobacteriota bacterium, one genomic window encodes:
- a CDS encoding DUF4349 domain-containing protein produces the protein MKNFNVTFAVVICVCLGFVFTGCAKRQMFGTAPAAARAESMTRAMAPEQAADFRADRMMIWRASLTVEVYDIAEAVNKAVAIAEEFSGYVEYKSDSGEESASLRLRVPADRLKNAVGAVESLGKVKDRTMAGEDVTEQFIDVEARLKNRIELRDRLRQLLAKAVDVKDIVAIETELNRVQSDIDAMEGKIKSLKGQVDYATVNVTFQRQKILGPLGYLFKGLWWGIEKLFVIR, from the coding sequence ATGAAGAATTTTAATGTTACGTTTGCGGTCGTAATCTGCGTATGTCTTGGTTTTGTTTTTACCGGATGTGCCAAAAGACAAATGTTCGGAACGGCGCCGGCGGCCGCGCGGGCGGAGTCCATGACCCGGGCAATGGCCCCGGAACAGGCGGCGGACTTCCGGGCTGACCGGATGATGATCTGGCGGGCCTCTCTGACCGTTGAGGTCTATGATATCGCCGAAGCCGTGAACAAGGCCGTGGCCATCGCCGAGGAATTTTCCGGATACGTGGAATACAAGTCCGACAGCGGCGAAGAATCCGCATCCCTCCGGCTGCGGGTTCCGGCGGACCGGCTTAAAAACGCCGTCGGCGCCGTCGAGTCTCTGGGCAAGGTCAAGGACCGGACCATGGCCGGCGAGGATGTGACGGAGCAGTTTATCGACGTGGAAGCCCGTCTGAAGAACCGGATCGAGCTTCGCGACCGTTTGCGGCAGCTCCTTGCCAAGGCCGTTGACGTCAAGGATATTGTCGCCATTGAAACGGAACTTAACCGGGTACAGTCCGATATCGACGCCATGGAGGGAAAAATCAAATCGCTCAAAGGGCAGGTCGATTACGCCACCGTGAATGTCACCTTTCAGCGGCAGAAGATTCTCGGGCCTCTGGGGTACCTGTTCAAGGGGCTGTGGTGGGGCATCGAGAAGCTGTTCGTCATCCGGTAA
- a CDS encoding glycosyltransferase family 2 protein produces MPPSDNKIELSIVMPCLNEAETIAGCVEQARRYLSETGINGEIVVADNGSTDQSRAIAAAAGARVVEITEKGYGSALAGGITAAVGEWVIMGDADGSYDFSGLTPFIDKLRQGFDLVIGNRFEGGIFPQAMPFLHKYLGNPVLTGIGRLFFKAPVGDFHCGLRGFRKAAIAALDLRTTGMEFASEMIIKARLQNLRIVEVPTTLSPDGRSRKPHLRTWRDGWRHLRFMLIYSPKWLFFYPGLSLLAVGLALGAWLLPGPRTVAGVTLDIHTLLYCSAAVFIGFQSILFAAFYKIFALTENLQPPDPVFNRLFTVFTLERGLIAGCLLFLLGLAGSLYAVGVWESVSFGNLDPQQTLRLVVPSVLAMILGCQIVLSSFFLSILGINRK; encoded by the coding sequence ATGCCGCCATCCGACAATAAAATTGAACTCTCCATTGTCATGCCCTGCCTCAATGAAGCCGAAACCATTGCCGGCTGCGTCGAGCAGGCCCGGCGATACCTGTCGGAAACAGGTATCAACGGAGAAATTGTCGTCGCCGATAACGGCAGCACCGACCAATCCCGGGCCATCGCGGCGGCAGCCGGCGCCCGGGTAGTGGAGATAACGGAAAAAGGTTACGGCAGCGCCCTGGCGGGCGGCATTACCGCGGCCGTCGGCGAATGGGTCATCATGGGCGACGCCGACGGAAGCTACGACTTTTCCGGGCTGACCCCGTTTATCGACAAGCTGCGCCAGGGATTCGACCTGGTCATCGGTAACCGCTTCGAGGGAGGGATCTTCCCCCAGGCCATGCCATTCCTCCACAAATACCTGGGCAACCCCGTGCTGACCGGCATCGGCCGGCTCTTCTTCAAGGCGCCGGTGGGTGACTTTCACTGTGGCCTGAGAGGGTTCCGCAAGGCGGCCATCGCGGCCCTGGACCTGCGCACCACCGGAATGGAATTTGCCAGCGAAATGATCATCAAGGCCAGGCTGCAAAACCTGCGCATCGTGGAAGTGCCCACGACGCTCTCCCCGGACGGGCGAAGCCGGAAACCGCACCTGCGAACCTGGCGTGACGGCTGGCGGCATCTGCGGTTCATGCTGATCTACAGCCCCAAATGGCTTTTCTTCTATCCCGGCCTGTCGCTGCTTGCCGTTGGTCTGGCGCTGGGAGCCTGGCTCCTGCCCGGTCCCCGCACCGTGGCCGGGGTGACCCTGGACATCCACACCCTGCTCTACTGCTCGGCCGCGGTGTTTATCGGATTCCAATCGATCCTGTTCGCCGCCTTCTATAAAATCTTCGCCCTGACGGAGAATCTCCAGCCCCCGGACCCGGTCTTTAACCGCCTGTTCACCGTCTTTACCCTGGAACGCGGGCTCATCGCCGGCTGTCTTCTTTTTCTCCTGGGCCTGGCCGGATCCCTTTACGCCGTGGGTGTCTGGGAAAGCGTTTCCTTTGGCAACCTGGATCCCCAGCAGACCCTGCGGCTGGTCGTTCCCTCGGTCCTGGCCATGATCCTGGGATGCCAGATCGTCCTGTCCAGCTTTTTCTTAAGCATTCTGGGGATCAATCGGAAATAA
- a CDS encoding pyridoxamine 5'-phosphate oxidase family protein yields MAKMTERMRKLFETVPTAVLSTATGDGMPNAVPVGAKKVIDDETILISDQFFNKTLANLKANPRAAVSFWEGHEGYQLKGTVTIETSGPRYEEIARWIEDLGNKVGVPLKSKGVVILKIDEIYGLAPGPGAGKKLA; encoded by the coding sequence ATGGCAAAAATGACGGAGCGTATGCGTAAACTGTTTGAAACCGTTCCCACGGCGGTTCTTTCAACGGCAACGGGTGACGGTATGCCCAATGCCGTGCCGGTGGGAGCAAAAAAAGTGATCGATGATGAAACCATCCTGATATCCGATCAGTTTTTCAACAAGACCCTGGCCAACCTGAAAGCCAACCCCAGGGCGGCGGTCTCTTTCTGGGAAGGTCATGAAGGGTATCAGTTGAAAGGCACGGTTACCATAGAAACCAGCGGCCCACGGTACGAGGAAATCGCCCGCTGGATCGAGGATCTGGGCAATAAGGTCGGCGTCCCGCTGAAGTCAAAAGGCGTGGTCATCCTGAAGATTGATGAAATTTACGGTCTGGCTCCCGGACCCGGCGCCGGTAAAAAACTGGCTTGA
- a CDS encoding transglutaminase domain-containing protein, whose amino-acid sequence MKKKWPRYALALGLLLGIGLFVWFYLTKQADSYTLPKQIRYSFTVQNITNQVIKDGVLSVYAPVKQTSAQLCTAIETSYPHELVVDTLGNQILTFSFSEYPPFATKIITIKADLLFADKPVRRAVSRKDRDLFLQPEKYVECDQPAIASQARAFKNWRALRTAENVFKWVADNIQSDGYVRNERGALYALTAKKGDCTEYMDLFTALCRAAKIPTRRVGGYVCPGNAVLSASEFHNWAEFYHSRRWYLADPQNRVFMKNAENYVAMRIISDAVANDMQGSNRFHVRGEGLTVKMDM is encoded by the coding sequence ATGAAAAAGAAGTGGCCGCGATACGCGCTGGCGCTTGGCCTGCTGCTGGGAATTGGGCTATTCGTATGGTTTTATCTTACGAAACAAGCCGATTCGTATACACTCCCTAAACAAATCCGGTACAGTTTCACCGTTCAGAATATCACCAATCAGGTGATCAAAGACGGCGTTCTGTCGGTCTACGCGCCGGTAAAGCAGACATCCGCCCAGTTATGCACGGCGATCGAAACCTCATATCCTCATGAACTGGTAGTCGACACCCTTGGCAATCAGATCCTGACGTTTTCCTTCAGCGAATATCCTCCTTTTGCGACGAAAATAATCACCATCAAGGCCGACCTGCTGTTTGCGGACAAGCCCGTCCGGCGGGCCGTCAGCAGGAAAGACCGCGACCTTTTTTTACAGCCGGAGAAGTATGTTGAATGCGATCAGCCGGCGATTGCGTCACAGGCGCGAGCGTTTAAAAACTGGCGCGCCCTCCGTACGGCGGAAAATGTGTTCAAGTGGGTTGCCGATAACATCCAGAGCGATGGTTATGTGCGCAATGAGAGAGGTGCGCTTTATGCCCTGACCGCTAAAAAGGGGGACTGCACCGAGTATATGGATCTGTTCACGGCCTTGTGCCGGGCGGCGAAGATTCCGACCCGAAGAGTCGGGGGATATGTTTGTCCCGGTAACGCCGTTCTTTCGGCTTCCGAATTTCATAACTGGGCCGAGTTTTATCATAGTCGTCGATGGTATCTGGCGGACCCGCAAAACCGGGTTTTCATGAAAAATGCCGAAAATTATGTCGCCATGAGAATTATAAGCGATGCCGTGGCAAATGATATGCAGGGCTCCAACCGCTTTCATGTACGGGGAGAAGGCCTGACCGTTAAAATGGATATGTAA